In one Anoplolepis gracilipes unplaced genomic scaffold, ASM4749672v1 Contig21, whole genome shotgun sequence genomic region, the following are encoded:
- the LOC140675843 gene encoding aminopeptidase N-like isoform X4 has protein sequence MELSLKWDSCYRYLKIGMAFLRLSFYSGLIFITIITFSINENTGNPSITFNDYFNDIMPVHYDVKLIPYFKEDQEHEIYKYQDYKLHIEAYKKKGNFVFYGELSAIIDISRPITEIYLNSTALMILLSGALTNDSSMYTADLQNKTVDANVKYLRAQNIKYKNNKQICILYFNETLSGRYRLITKFVTAINNTENITSLKTIVARGDSFEMSDVIHFQAIRARRLFPCWDKPTIKTTFNISIKHHCKYQVFSNMPAQEEETCKYKVHETEIYMKWTCFNTTPPMSTYIMTVVISSADFFKFETIGSRIITWRRPESDHIEFAETIATEAIIIFEGVWKKLKVPKVQFVVIHSLLYDNEMWGLLLNSETDIIYDRNLDSVAHKIKVARLIGRKVAHQWFADVNPFWSFELWLIDGLTTMYGLYAINTIMDYENSEMLDLFVVQVYYESLRLETDNQSFIKEANFSENNAFSSFYGYVKAPLILRMLQNVITDNMFHRKVHEHLNIEFKSKNLLQNLWLTMQDILSKLYPQKKLMLPSTIVNDWMKSINYPVLKITRDISNKANVYNITIENYEVLKKYAFWIPVTYTSQYNPNFSKLRIPLYDKRLILLSSSQPNCQVSVKDNGWVILNLRQTGYYRVNYDPENWQKIAEYLNSIEYTKIHVLNRAKIIDDAFYFMINGQLNSFLFWNLTSYLGQETNYIAWYPMIKAFEHMSSIFPFPDKEVQNIKEKIKNILTNLLEKIKYEEEPKESDLTKCLRQEAIKWLCILDDPNCLIKAYDKLILHIVYMSDKNKVLPWWQEWLYCKGLMSAESHIWRMVKDNSREKYINNDRLLEFLACASNEIIEEYLESIMFKHNETYNEIQIKRNMISFFFIIAKHVKHNNVFLKILNDFDKLTPRGVNGLAIIIAIINHMYSEEQLIAAFVKSTFFIKKNSAFL, from the exons GGACAGTTGTTATAGATACCTAAAAATTGGCATGGCATTTCTAAGACTGTCATTTTATAGCggtcttatatttattactataataactttttcaattaatgaaaACACGGGAAACCCATCGATTACATTTAATGATTACTTTAACGATATAATGCCAGTGCATTATGACGTCAAGTTAATACCATATTTCAAAGAAGACCAggaacatgaaatatataaatatcaagattacaaattacatatagaagcgtataaaaaaaaaggcaacTTTGTTTTTTACGGCGAATTAAGTGCCATTATCGATATTTCTCGTCcaattacagaaatatatttaaattcaacggCATTAATGATTCTTTTATCTGGAGCGTTGACAAATGATTCATCCATGTATACTGCAGACTTACAAAATAAGACTGTAGATGccaatgttaaatatttacgtgcgcaaaatattaaatataaaaataataagcaaaTTTGCATCttatatttcaatgaaacTTTAAGTGGACGTTAcagattaattacaaaatttgtcACTGCAATTAATAACACGGAAAACATTACTTCTTTGAAGACTATAGTCGCAAGGGGAGACTCATTCGAAAT GTCGGACGTAATACATTTTCAGGCGATTAGAGCCCGACGATTATTTCCATGCTGGGACAAACCGACAATCAAGACCACTTTCAATATTTCCATAAAACATCATTGTAAATACcaagttttttcaaatatgccGGCACAAGAAGAGGAAACATGCAAATATAAAGTGCATGAAACGGAAATATATATGAAGTGGACATGCTTTAATACTACTCCTCCAATGTCCACTTATATCATGACGGTTGTAATCTCGTCAGcagatttctttaaatttgagaCCATAGGATCTAGAATCATTACATGGCGGAGACCTGAATCAGATCATATTGAATTTGCTGAAACGATAGCAACCgaagcaataataatatttgaaggtgtatggaaaaaattgaaagtaccAAAAGTACAATTTGTGGTAATCCATAGTTTGCTATATGACAATGAGATGTGGGGCCTTCTGTTAAATag tgAAACAGATATTATTTACGATAGAAATCTGGATTCTGTTgcgcataaaataaaagtagcgCGGTTGATAGGGCGCAAAGTGGCACATCAATGGTTTGCTGATGTAAATCCATTTTGGTCATTTGAGTTATGGTTAATCGATGGTCTTACTACTATGTATGGACTTTATGCTATCAATACTATcatg GATTACGAAAATTCCGAAATGTTGGATTTATTTGTAGTTCAGGTTTATTATGAATCACTTCGTTTGGAGACTGACAATCAGTCTTTTATAAAGGAAGCCAATTTTTCcgaaaataatgcattttcttctttttacggTTACGTTAAAG CACCTTTAATATTACGTATGCTGCAGAATGTAATTACCGATAACATGTTTCATCGGAAGGTTCATgaacatttaaatat TGAGTTTAAGTCGAAGAATCTTCTCCAAAATTTATGGCTCACTATGCAAGatattttaagcaaattatATCCTCAGAAAAAACTAATGCTTCCTTCAACAATAGTAAATGATTGGatgaaatctataaattatcctGTGTTGAAAATAACGcgagatatttcaaataaagcaaatgtatataatataacaatagaaaattatgaagtacttaaaaaatacGCTTTCTGGATACCTGTAACTTATACCTCCCAGTATAATCCAAATTTTAGCAAGCTTAGAATTCCGCTTTACGACAAAAGATTAATACTTTTGTCGTCGTCCCAGCCAAATTGCCAAGTTTCTGTGAAAGATAATGGTTgggtaatattaaatttacgacAAACTG GATACTATCGCGTTAATTACGATCCTGAAAACTGGCAAAAAATTGCAGAATATTTGAACTCTatagaatatacaaaaatacatgttCTTAATCGTGCTAAAATCATCGacgatgcattttattttatgataaatggcCAACTCAATTCTTTCCTATTCTGGAACTTGACGAGCTATCTTGGACAAGAGACAAATTATATAGCATGGTATCCTATGATAAAAGCTTTTGAACACATGTCGAGCATATTTCCATTTCCAGATAAAGAAGTTCAAAATATCAAg gagaaaataaaaaatatattgaccaATCtacttgagaaaataaaatacgaagaAGAGCCTAAGGAAAGTGATCTTACTAAATGTTTAAGGCAAGAAGCTATTAAATGGTTGTGTATTCTCGATGACCCAAATTGCCTCATAAAAGCTTATGACAAATTGATTttgcatattgtatatatgtcggataaaaataa AGTTTTACCGTGGTGGCAAGAGTGGTTATACTGTAAAGGTTTGATGTCAGCAGAGAGTCATATTTGGCGTATGGTGAAGGACAATTCaagggaaaaatatattaataatgatagacttttagaatttttagctTGTGCTTCAAATGAAAttatagaagaatatttagaatCAATAATGTTCAAACATAACGaaacatataatgaaatacaaatcaagagaaatatgattagttttttttttattattgcaaaacatGTAAAGCACAATAAtgtgtttttgaaaatattaaacgattttgataaattaacgCCAAG agGTGTCAATGGACTTGCCATTATTATTGccattattaatcatatgtaTTCTGAAGAACAATTAATTGcg gcttttgtaaaatcaactttctttataaaaaaaaactcagcCTTTTTATAA